Part of the Capsicum annuum cultivar UCD-10X-F1 chromosome 12, UCD10Xv1.1, whole genome shotgun sequence genome is shown below.
ATTAGTTGAGATTGTGGTTTAGTTGGTATTATTATGTTTTCCTTTAGGTCCTTTGTTTGGCTGGAGTTTCTTAAATTTAATTAGCAATTACTACGGCAATGTATGGATAAGTATGATATTTGGAGACCTCGTATAAGAGAAtctttgataatttaaaaatacaaattattGAGTGATACAAGAATTGGCCTAAAGagatgaagactaagagaaacaagataacaaacaaatgtaataaagtaaagatagataagtTGACATAAGAGAATACAAGAAATAAGAACCAAAACATGTATCAAACGCTAAGACCCCTATAACTCGTATAAACAACACCAACTTTTTACGGTGACCACAAAGGGGGTTAGATCCGCCTTACAACCATCGTTTCTAAGCAAAATTCAatattgacttttccaagtccCAACTCTAATTGACTTTAAAAGCCCTACACTAAAAACACTCCCAACGGAGTTCAAGAATATCTCTTGtcaaatatcatccaaaaactaaggaaaataagcCTAATAAGAGTCTATTTATAGTCTAgcttattacataataaaatgaccaaaatacccttaatgacaaggggcggccttggagtgtaatggaggggcggccttggagtgtttgaagctcctcttcacacttcaacactTGTATTCTCGGTTAGGCATCAAAGGCAAGCccccaagcaatcttccacacacggaaTTGCTTTATGGTaagctcaaaacgggtcctccatgcatgttcttgtgtcttcaatgtgaccaaagcttgagCCTTCATGTATTGGCCTCTAATGATTTCATCAAAAGGTATGTTGACCATTTGGATCGTATCATTGAGTACCCTGGAATGAAGTCAACAAGATGTAACCAATGAAGAATCTATTTTAGCCAACCCTATCCAGTTTGATTCTCGAATCTCAATTGATTTGAATGATTGACTTTCAGCTGAAGCTGAACATTCACCTCTTCTCTTATGCTATTGGTAGTGGGATTAACAGTAGTACAGCTTATCTAGTCTGATGGCCTGTCTTCCTTCACTGATTTAATATAGTTTGGGCTTCTGCACGATAGTGCACTTTTTATCATGTTTTGGATAAGCGATTCTTCTCAACTTGGACATAATATATGTTTGAGACATATACCAAATTAAGTCGAGTTTCTTTTTATCCACTTAACCAAGTCAAATAAAATAGCCAATTGCAATCATCACTCTGGTTTAGAATCATCACCAACCACCTCAGAAGGTAAACAAAAAGATAAGAGAacaatttttttgataaatgaaaaaagaaagataagTGAAAGCATGAAATCTATCTTTCTATTGAAAATGTCGGATCACTtcaaggaaagaaaaaattgtCATTTGAAATTGTATGAAATCGAAGAAGCGTTTCCTGTTTGACCGTTACAGTGGTTGGGACAATGATTTTAATGCATTGTTTATACCCCTCTGTGTAAATTGGGGAAATGGGATGTATGTGATATTAATGCCAATAAGTGGTTGCATCATATCTTACCTTCAGATGTCAGAGGTTTAACCTactgttgtattttcattttcagataatttatttctttttcttgcaaaaAATGTTGATGATACTTTCTTATACCGAGACCTTACGTTTCTTGGGATACAGTACTAAAATGCTTTCTGGAGGGGTTAATCATTTTTTACGGAGCAACCTCTTTTTATCTTGATTATGAACCAAACTTTGTATTATTATCTTTCACAGTTGTGCATTTATTGATGCTGGCCTTTTGAATTGAGGATTGCTAACATTTTTATGAGAAGATAAATATCCACTGCAAATTGCATTTCTTGTTGGTTATTTggattagaattttttttatggataatGGCCAATTGGCCATGGCATATGCatgtgatatatttttttattagtagcTTTAAATTAGAGCAAATGTTGGTCAGTTGTTACTATACActattcacaaaaatatttgaGCTCATCAAGTCTCAACTTTCGTTCATCTTATTTAACACTAATGTTTTGAAATTGGATTTTCAGGTCTTAAGCGATATGGAGTCGGGCAAAGAGTTCATCCTCTGTGAGTATAATAGAGATGCCGACTCATATAGGTAAAATTAATTGCTTGTATCTAAATGGTTTTGGAGATATTGTATGGTATCAAAGCCCATAGAGGATTCTGCCCATGCTGTCTTTTTGGTATGACTTATTAAGATTTCTCTGCTCGCACAGATGATTATAATATTTTCACGAATTTGAATTGCTTGGCAGGAATTCCATTTTCCCTGTAcagtcttatttatttttatttatttttggcagCAGCCCCTTAAATGTTGGTTTCATCCATGTTTATTTCTTGTCATGTTCCACATAGggtattattttcatatttgacCATAATAATTTCTAAATATTTGAAACTTGCCTGTACCCCTCACTCTGCTTAAATGACGTCTCTGACTTTTCAGAAGCCTTATATCTGGGAACTTTTTGCCGGATGTTCACATCATGGAGCATCTCACCATGCATTGTACCTCAGATGATCCTCTATCACTAAGTAGTCAAAGCCTGTGGGACAATCTAACAAAATACTACTGCTAGGCTATATCACTTTCTTAACTGTTCCATCATCAAACATTTAGAACTCTTCTTAGTATCTCTTATAGAGGCAGGACTTGTTATAATTGTCTCTGATTAGGATTTTGTAGTTGTAATTTTCTCAgctttttataaataattttgtttGCTTTGTTAGGATGAAAATTTCCCAAAGAATGAGCCTGATGACATGTATGTGGGCCAAGCCTTTTGGCCTTACAAGTCTTACTCTCTTTATCTGATCTTCTGGGATGCTGGACTCTCCATATGTTGGACCACAAGAACACCCTCTTTGTAACAGAACTTTTGATTGTTATAGAGTTGGCTACCAACATATTGACATGCTAGCTAAGTTACCCGGATTCTTCACTCTCAATGCCGCACCcatgtcggattcttcaaaaatacactacttttggtgAATCCGACAtgcacccattgacatttttgacgATTCCGAGCAATATAGCATGCTAGTACAACCAACATATGTATATCAGGTGGTTTAAATAAGCTCAACATTGTTGGAGTACATGTTTGGCCAGTTGTAGTTGTTTTGTACTGCTTTTCAAGATTAACCAAGTTTCAAGACATAAAATGACACAATGCCTGCGCTACATTTGATATATGTTCTATCTATAACTTTGGTATTTTCACTTGTAGGTCTCCTTGGTCAAACAAGTATCATCCACCATTAGAAGATGCGCCTCAACCTTCTCCAGAGTTGAGGAAACTTGAGGTTGAAGCAAATGAAGTCTTTGCTATCTATCGTGACCAGTGAGGTCCCTTATTTACCTCGTCTTTTCTTCTTGCTATGCAATTGTACCATGTTTTATAGATGAGCCAGCATGAAGATGTGCTGTTCAAACTGTACAAAATTGCAGAAAACAAGACTCAGAAGTATGCCCAGCTAATCTTGTAATGACTGTAACATCTGTAAAATCAGCCTCATTTACATGTTTCTAACTAAACCAAAAACAAGACAAATATATCCGATTAGGCTTTATCTCGTGAATGGAGTTGGCACTATCTTCAAAACACCTCCTATTTCTCCCAGTTGAAACAGTCCATCATAGtagcttcttcttcttatttcctTTTCTGGTCCAGCATCTTAACAAGCTGGTTGTTGTTTCTGGCATAATCCACTGCGTACTGGTGATGTTCAAGCAAAGCTACCACAGTTGAGTAGCGATTTGGCAGTGCAAAAATATGACAGATGGTCTCTTTGTCTCTCTTGGATTTGTAATCCAGGGAAATGGGGACATATACAACGATGCCACACATCCTATTGGAGCGGcgtggatgaagtggaggctcacctcCGGGTCTTGTGTTATAAAAGGATTCcaccgaagcttaaaggtaagttctatagagtggtggttagatcgatgttgtatggggcggagtgttggctagtcaaACACTTCCATGTTCAAAAGATGCATGTtgcggagatgagaatgttgaGGTAGATGTGCGGTTGTACTAGATGCAATAAGATTAGGAATGAGGATATTCGAGATTGcaatggtttggacatgtgaagaGGCGTGGCACAGACGCCTCACTGAGGAGGTGCAAGGGGTTGGATATAGTAGGTAcgaggaagggtagaggtaggctgaagaagtagtggggagaggtgattagaccaGACATGGTGCAACTTTAAGTTACAGAGGACATGAAGTCGGATAGGAGGGTGTGGATGACGTGTTTTAGGGTAGACGGTTAGTAGGATAAGAGTGTTGGTGCGCATTTCGAGGGCTTAGGATTTTTGATGTTTGCCGTTGTACTAGCTATAGTATTGTAATCCTTGCTTGTGATATCTAGTATAGTCTGTTGTCTATTGTGTTTGGATTATCACActattttgttgttcttgtttcgTTCTTGTAGATTTTGCATTGTTTCCCTTGTTAGTTGCTATAATTTTTTGTCACTGTTTCCTTCTACTTTGTACCTGGAATTGTTGCTACACAtgagccgagggtctttcggaaacaacctctctacctccacgaggtagtggtatggtctgcgcaCACTCTACGTCCtcagacctcacttgtgggatttcactgtatgttgttgttgttggtctcTTCATCTCTCTCACAAATACAACATTAACTACATAATGCAAAACCTCTTTTTGCGCATTCCCACGTGCCAATTTAATTCTAATTTGCAAATATTTTGTTCCTTTTGGCTTTAACTCCAGATAAAGCTGGGACATCTAGATTTTTCTTAGTCCTGGTTTCATGTTAACTTCTGATTGAACTAGCTTAATAAGATATTATCCATTCTAGTTTCATTTCTTGGTTAGTCACAACATTTTCTGCAGTTTCACTGACCAAAACACTGTTAGGTACTACGAAGGTGGCATCTCATCAGTTTATATGTGGGAAGATGAAAATGAAGGTTTTATTGCTTGCTTTTTAATAAAGAAAGGTAAATTCTGTTTGGATTGCCGAAACAAGTACGATTATTATTTTTCTGCCTCTAATCTGCAATTTCTTTTTGGAGGATGTAGATGGCTCCAGGACTGGACATGGTAGAAGGGGGTATCTCCAGGAAGGAGCCTGGGATGCCATACATGTTATTGAGGTATTAGCACCAACGCGAAGAAAGAGAACTTCTGTGGTCATCTCTTCCTTCTCTTGTTTATTCATCTGATGAGCACGGCTTAAAATTGTTACCAAATCATTCAGGTGGGACCGGAAGAGGAAGGTATTGTCCACTACTGCCTGACTAGTACAGTGATGCTGACCTTGACTACAGACAAT
Proteins encoded:
- the LOC107851428 gene encoding probable F-actin-capping protein subunit beta — protein: MEAAMGLMRRIPPKHTETALSALLTLLPQHSSDLLSQVDQPLQVLSDMESGKEFILCEYNRDADSYRSPWSNKYHPPLEDAPQPSPELRKLEVEANEVFAIYRDQYYEGGISSVYMWEDENEGFIACFLIKKDGSRTGHGRRGYLQEGAWDAIHVIEVGPEEEGIVHYCLTSTVMLTLTTDNESSGSFNLSGSIRRQMSMKLSVSEGHLCNMGKMIEEMEGKLRNSLDQVYFGKTNEMVCTLRPPTELVQMKLPDS